CTTGGCTTAGTAGCATGGAACGCGGGGAAGTGAGGGTGAGGTGGCTCGTCTTGAAATCATGCATCAGGTCAGAAGATATAGAAACAATGGATTTAATAAGTCCACATCCAATAAGTCCGGCTACAACACCATTCTCTTTACCAGATAATGCAGCAAGCACGAAGAGAGCCACCTTGCCATAATTGTATGCCATATTCAAGTCCGTTAGACCAGCACCATAAGCATTGCAGAAGCTCAAAGCTGGTGCAAGAATGTAGGCAACGAGCACGTAATACCACTTCAATGCCGGGAACATGAGTGGAATGTCAATGATGGAGATAAGGGAGAAAACCATGTAACCAATACAAGCTAGCCATAAGGGAATGCTCTCTCTTATGAATATTTCGTTTCTCTGCAGCTCATCAAGGGGCTGATTCTTGTTGTCTGCTGCGGCTGCTGCCAGAAAAAATAGAGGCAGTGGTATTAATACTAAAATTGCAACAAAAGGAGACACACTTTTGCCCCTCTTAAGATTAGCTAACACAAATTCCTTTTAATATTCAACGACCATGGTAATATTTGACTCAACGATCATGGTACTATTTGACTGGACCATACTTTGTTGGAGTGTGTAGCTTTGTTCACTTTGTGACTTGACTATaacaacaactatgcctcagtcccaaacaagttggggtcggaATAACATCAAATTCCATTATTAATGGAGGAGAGGTGTGAGAGGGAATAATTCGTTTATCACTTTATAGAAAAGACATCGTATAGCAGTTTTAGCTTACATGATTCGGGCCTCCTTGTTTTCAGGGAGACATATATGCTTCTACCAGTGAAAAAAAGTGTCCTGACAAAATTGTATAGGCCATCTCCCAGGATGAGAGCAATGGAGATAAAAACCTGCATAAAAGGAGTAAAACATGACTCAAGTTAAACTATAACATTCAAATGATTGAAATTTTATGGTCTAAATGAGGAAAAAGTACAGTGCTTATTGGATTCTTGGTCAAATTAAATTAGGTGCTTAGCATTTGATTGGTCTTTAAATTGATCTCTAACCTTGTAACCACTTAGACTCTTCATACTGCTCTGCGGTAAAGTTGCAGGAAACCAAGATCCTTTGCGTTCACCAATTAGAGGCCACATGATCCCCCAAGAGAGAACAGCTCCGAGAAGCAAAGACAAGTTCACTAAGTGGGAACAGATCATTCCAGCTCCAACATAAGTCATGCTGAAATCGAAGTAAAATCTGCATATATTCAATAGTATAGATTAGTGGTGACGGACTGAGCTACTTAAACTTAAAAAGAACCAAAATATCAAGTACATACGATTGTTTCCAAGCTTTCAATCCGAACGTGGGAAATTGGGCAAATCCACATTGATCTCCACCAGAATAAAACCACTGAAAGAAACTCCATAAGAAGCTCATTGAGAAAACTTTCATGAACCCTTTAACCTGTTTCCTGAAAAATTGTAAAACATAGTTTTCATTTCCACCCTCCAACTCAAGAAAGGCTAATTTCACAAAGCGAGTTCCTTCTCATTACAATTGTTTGCATACTTGGCCATTTTATCTCCCTTGGGAGTATGAAACCCATTGATAAGAACAGCAGTTGCAGTCCCACTTGGATAAGCTAATTTATAGTCAATTATCATGATCTGCAccaccaaaaataaataaacgtTCAAGAGTCAGTTGAAGGTGGCAGCTTGCCTATGTTGCTCGCTCGGACTCTCTGAAAATGTCGTTGGGTGCATGTCAGATTCTCCAAAAGTAGATTATTTTTAGATGATCCGGACGGGGTGCGGCAGATTTTGGAGAGTCTGCGCAACATAGCAGCTAGCCCTGCAAATCTGCTACCTTGAAAATGTTTTTGTAATATCTGATGGCTGTTATTTCAAAACACTATGACCCATCACTAAGTATTTTAAGTTTTTAACTATTTAACAAGAAGAAGGTTAGCAGTAAGATGGGGAAAGACAGTACCTTTCTAAGGGGAACTAAAGCTAATAGCCCAACAAAGCTAACAACAAAGAGAAAACCAATCATCCAATCAAGACTAGGTTCCTTGTGGCTTCCTGGTGTATTCCCTTCTGTATCGACTCCTGCTTGCTCATATGTCTTCTTGTTCAATCCCAAAAGATATGATCCAAATCCACCTAAATTAACATAAAcaaccaaaaaaattcaaaaatgagttCCAATTTTGAAAAGCCTCAAGCAagacaacaaaaaataaaagatgtTCTAACCTCCCACGGCAATGCTGTAACATGCAACAGCACAAGTCTGAATAATAGTATTCTCCTGTCTAGTAAAAGGAGTGTATACAAAATTGGCCTTTTTAAGAATCTTGGTCCATGACTGTATGAATACATAGGCAAGAAGAGCAGCTGATACATTAAGATTTGGGACAAGTCCAGTAGTCAGATTAAGCTTCGTTACTATCACACTGTAAATAATTCCAATCAAAACACTTGCTACAATCCCACGAACTGTTATCTGTTTTGTCCAAGGAGGAATTCTCTTCACTTCTTCAGAATAGTCTCTCACTTCTTCCATTTCTTCTCTTTGTATTTCCATTGATTTTTCCTTCTCCTCTTCTCTCATTACACCAACTCTACTCATTTTTCCTGTCCATGTTCTAATCACCAATTAGTTACAAATACaagtcataccaaataatacaGAGGGGGATAAAAAGAACATGGTGTGcttaaaaagatagaaaaggtacccaaaaaatgtaaaaagagCCTGTCTATTCTTTTTCAGGACAGAGAGTTCAGTTGACAATCTCTGAAGTGGAAAAAAATCGATTTTTTTCCACTTTTTGAATATCAAGAAAATGCTCAACAGATAGCGGACAATGGTTTTGACAATTTTTTGTCCTGTTTACAGAGAGGTTCTCATGGTCGACAAAAGGGTATAGAATTAGAAAACTTGAACCCCTCAATCCAATTAAACAAAATCAAGAATGGTATATTCAGAATAAATTATCTGCTGCAACAATCTAATTATATAGAGAGtgcaaaattaaagaaaaaagctCACCGGACAATGTGGGGGTTGTTGGAATGAAGGGAATCGAATGTGACAGGGCAAAAAACTTAGTGCACGGGACGGGGGGAGATGTACTGCAGGAGTAGTACTACACACCATAAATAGGTTCGTGCAGTACAAGATTACCAAAATCCAACAAACAGAGGACTGAAATCAATGTCGTGATTCTTGGGTAACACATGTTGGGCTTACATTGGAAATgcttatcttttccttttctacTCTTCTTTCACTCCATTCACAACTTTTAAGTCAATGGACataaaataaattctaattattGTGGTATACATAATCTTAGTTGCTCAAATCTCTTTATAAtagtcttatttattttaaatttttttattgttataaTAAAATACTGTTATatagaatatatattataacatagcaTATAAGTTGGTTTCATAAAAATCTTAACTTTTATAATGAATGAATGTTATATAATAATATTGTTATAGAGAAGTCTAACGGTATAATATTACAgataaattatttaataaatattaattaattgattAATATTTATAACCACTCTGCTTTTATAAGTTCAAAATCACTGATAGTATAAGAAAATGTTACACTAAAAATGAATATAATTCAAAACCATAAAGCATTTATTTACTCTTGTTGACATAGAATTGGCTAACTACTGTTGACGTTACACTGCACCCACCGCGGTCTATTTCTGTACTGTCGATGCATATGAATGCAGCTATAATATTGTGTGAGTATGAAAGTTTTAGAAcatattgtttacccgaaaaatcgaataacgttgaatttatgtatggttctaaggacaaGTGGATTCCTTTGATCTGAAAATAACAATACACAAATTTATGATACAGAAATGGAAGATGATGAACAAATATATTTAATGAGctttagaaagataaacacaatAAAAATGCTTAATCCCAGCCAAAAAGTGCCTTCTATTACAAACTCTCCTTGGCTTTATAGCAAAGGATCACTACTCTACCTATAGTAACATGATGGAAATAAATATTgttagtggaggacccatgatggtgcGTCTCCTCATTAATTCCCGCAGAGATTCTCTCCTTTGGTGCAGTTGTAACAGCTTTTGTCTGTGAACTCGATACCGACTCGAGCTCGGTACCAGATCGGAACATCGGTCTTGATTTCGAGCTAGGTGATCCCTTTCGGGCATCGATGTTCGGGACCTGTATCGACCGATGTTACCTCGGTCGATTCGAACGCCCGGGCTCGATGCCCCCATCTCGGAATTCGCTCGGGGTCTCCATGAAGGTACCACTCGATTGAAATGCCATCCTCGATCGATCTTCACGACCGAGgatcggttttaaccgtatacagatagccccctcgtttctcggaaaggagATGACGAGGAACGATGTGATTTCCCTAAGGTTCGATCGAATCGATAATGACGTTTCTATCGGCTTTGACTATGACGTGCGTGATAGTTGTCCCATCGATTTGGTTTTATCGAGGCATTTAATGCGCGTCagtcggtggtcggccaccgctagaCGAATCGTCGTGCCTTATAAATGATTTTCGCATACAATGTTTTCCACTTTTGTGCTTCCTCTTTTCCCAAATTCTCTTTGATTAATTTCTCTTATTTCGTCGTTTTAGTGCCGCTTGTACCAGAGTTTCGGTGTCGTCCCCTCTTTCACCTTTCTTTGTGACTTTTTCTTCTCGTATTAATGGCGAAAACTTTAAAAATCGTACCTcacaaggagaaagcttcttcccCACGGCCGTATGACGATAAGGCGCCGACCGAGCCGTCCGTTCAAGATTATATTCCCGGCCCGTGTATTTTAAAAGCTGATTTTAAAGTAGAGAATCCTTCGTCCGTTCCGGGTCGGTGTGAGCACGTATCGATGTATATGTGCTCTATAGCGGAGGTTCACCTCGAGGCCGTCAGGAAAGACTATGGCTGGGGTTCTGAAGTTGTGTTACAAGTCCCCTCCTCCGATGAGAGCGTCACTACCTATGTGGAGggatttctaagtgtttacacctaTCCCTTTACGTTGGGAGCTGTTGATCCCGTGATTTTTTATTTCTGCaggagatatcaggtcaccctcggccaaattcatccttcctTATGGCGTATAGTCATCTTATTGTGTTTCTTCTCTACCAAAGCCGGGGGGTTGGATTTTTCTTTGAGCCACCTTATacgactgtatcggcctcagatTTATCGTGGACTTATTAGGCTAtatcgtcgggcatcgaaggctttgatgtcgagcatcgatgaagataaGGATTGAGGCTGGATGGGTCGATATATTCGAGTGAGGACTCGTGATCTTATCCCGGAGGAAAAAATGCCCTTTCCTGAAAAATGGAACTTCGACCGTAAGTGATCCGTGTTTGCTCTTCGTGTCTTTTTCCGTGTTTGATAATATTATTTTCTGATGTTCAGCTgcaccttggatgccacaagTTGTGCCTGATCTCGAGGAGTGGGTTcgaaagttagcctcgacttcatCTTATGCCgagcgcgcttggcgtgatttggctaagggtagatgggaggccaagaattaTGGTGAGATTTGGTTCCTGTTTCCCTCGAGGTATATTTTGCGTTCATTTTGTTATCGATTTTTCCCTTGTATATAGGTGTAACTAGGGATGCTGTTTTGCGGCCTTCGAGCGGTGATGAAGGCAATGAGCCCCCGGTCCTGGaacagggaaaagaaaagaaatgaagggcTTCCTCTCGGCCGGAGGGGCTTAAGCCCAAAACTCGGACGGTGAGGAGAAAAATCATTGCCCTTTCGATCGACTCGGTCCATCGACTgagggaggaagaagaagaagaagatagttCCTCGGCTTTGGTAGTCCGACCTACGGAGGCAGTCGAGGTTGCTAGGGCTGCTGAGCCGATAGCGACCGTGCCCATCGGGGTTGGTTTCGGAGACCTAAATATCGATCGGAGTACTCTGAGTGATTTGCTCGGGGCAATGGCAATGGGTCATTCACCTTCCCTTCCGTCTTTTTTTGAGGAGGCGTTGAAGGAGGCTCGAGAGCTGAAGACTCCCGATATTGGTGCCGGCTCAGGTGCAGCGGATCATTTTAAGGATTATTTTACCAGTGTTGATGACAGTTCCGATATCGGTGATGCTTCTCTTTTGTTAGAGGAAGCTCAGCGTTttattactcgggtaatgattcttccatacttggcttctttgttcttttccatacttgacGGTTCCGATACCGGTGATCCTTTTTTGCTTTATTGTTGTTGATGACAGTTTCTAACTATGCAGACCATCGGTAGGTTTCGAGTTGATCTTAGCCAGTGTGAGGCCGAACTCCGAAAGGTCCTAGGTGAAAGAGATGACCTTTGGCTTCTTTGTAGCAAAAAGGAGGAGGCTATAAAGGATCttcaagcggatttggctaaggttCGTGAAGAAAGGGTCGAGCTCGATCAACAGGTGAGCCTtgttctgttaaagtatggattcgactcgactgtggaagttaaccattcgttgtctcagttgcagcaaaagatcGAGAGGATCGGGCTACTTCGAGGGGAGGTCGATCAAATCCGGGCCGAATGCAACCAGTGGAAGGAGACTATTGACCGCCTGGCAGCGGAGAAAGAAACCATTTTAACAAAGTTATTATCAGCCGACGTTCAGCTTTGAAACGTCAAGCAAAAGGTGTCGGTTCAGGATAAGAAAATCGATGAGCTTGAGATACGACTTGCTGAggctaaggcggaggttgagtcatCGAATGTTTTGGCGGATAAGTCTATTGTTGTATATCGAGCTGATGCTGAGGCCGCTCAGGTGGAGGCCCGAGAAGCGGCGAAGATTGCCGATGCTCGAGCTCATTAGGTTGCCGAACTTGTTAAGTgtagatctcggagggagaccctcgaggagattcatgctcgaggtttcgatcttaccgaaGAGGTAAGAAAGGCAAAAGAGCTTGAAGCGGAAGCTGAAGCCTTAGCTTCTGACGATGATgacgatgataatgatgatggtAGCAAAGGCGGGTCCGAGGGTGAGGAAGACCCCGACCTAGAAGCTTAGAGTCTAATTCTCATTACCTGTAAATTAATTACGTAggcaattttgtatatatataacaaggtcgATTTTGCTTGTTGAGTCGATGATGATGTGGTGGTTAACGTAAACTCTGAGTAAACGTAGTTTTTTCAATGTTTCAAATTTGATTGGGTCTTGTTCGAACTCGGCAGCCCGTAGGCTCGACGGATGACTGAGTATTTCGAACTTGATatagaagtagcccgtaggcttaatattcgagtgtttATTTCGAACTTGAGAAAAtgtggtagcccgtaggcttaatattcgaatGATCAtttcgaactcgaggtaatgtggaagcccgtaggcttaatattcgagtgattatttcaaACTCGATGTTGAATTAACCCGTAGGTTCAACGGTCGGCTGAGTACTTCGAACTTGATATAGAAGTAGCcggtaggcttaatattcgagtgtttGTTAATTCCGGTTGCATAACAAATCTCAAGTCATTGTACATATGTTTTGGGGAAATCTAATATGAGCATGGTTTATTTTAACcattttggctcttacaatttttcctctaTTATTGTGAGAAGATTTTGttgcatctgaactcgatgtatttgaggcCTTGGTGCCCCCCCGGTATTCGAGGCCATTCGGGCTAAGGGTCgaaagcctcggatactgttttAAAAGCGCAGcacgatcgatggttgcctcattaaaaaccttgacgcaaaaacccatttgggaaaaaaacggtctaaggaaaaaagagtgcaacacgtgcttttgaGTAAAAGAATACTTCTGTTCTTTGTTCGAACTTCTGTACGGAACAGTTGAATAAATATGGGAAAGGTcggaccttagcagtagtaccattttagatatgatacattccaactgcttgatagctgtttgccgtttatgatgCCGAGCTTGTACGATCCTTTCCCAGAGTGCTCGAGCacctggtacggtccttcccaatttggtcctagttttccttcgtttggattccgagtattgatggtgactttctgtaacaccaagtcccctggcttgaagtggcgaagtttagttcttcgattgtaatacctttcgattcgttgcttttgtgcggccaaccggatgagggcagcttctcgtccttcatccgataattcaaggctggtgttcatagattcgttatttgattcttccgtcaTGAATCAAAATCTGGAACTAggctctccgacttcgactggtattaatgcttcggagccatatactaaggagaatggggtcgcccatgtactggatttcgatgttgttcggTATACCCATAGGACTTCGgtcaggatttctctccattttcccttagcgtcgttcaatctctttttcaggttttgaagaatagttttgtttgttgattcggcttgtccgtttccactggggtggtatggggtTGTTAGtattcttcttattttgtggtcttcgaagaattttgtgattttgttgcCAATAAATTGCTTCTCattatcacatactatttcggctggtatcccaaatcggcatatgatatgatcccacaaAAAGTcgataacctctttttctctcactttctcgaacgctgcgcttcaacccatttagaaaaatagtcaatcataaacaaaataaaactggctttacctggggtcgatggtagggggtcgacgatgtccattccccatttcatgaatggccatggcgataggaccgagtgaagttgttatccgggctgatggatcattggagcaaacctttgacatttattgcatttacgaacaaattcttttgcgtctttgcccatatcgatctaataataccctgctctgatcacttttcgaactaacatgtcggcaccggagtgattgccacaagtgccctcgtgtacttcccggaggatgtaattggtatctcccggacctatgcataccgccatcggtccatcgaatgttcttcgatatAACGTTCCATCCGCAGTCAAAGTGAATCGAGCAACTTTAGTTCGAAGGGTCGTGGACTCTTTGTGATCCGAAGGGATCTTTCCgttttttaagtattcaatatacttgtttctccaatcccaggttaaactagtagaatttatttcggcgtgcccTTCTTCGATTACAGATCTTGAAAGTTGAAATACAGTTtccgagttcaaatcattcacctcgaccgatgatcccaaattagcAAGCGCATCGGCCTCGTTATTCTGTTCTTGTGGAACATGTCGTAgactccattgtttgaaatggttcaGAGTGACAAGTAGTTTGTTCAAATATCTTTGCATTCTCtcttctcggacttcgaaggttttgtttacttgactcaccactagCAAAGAGTCGCAATTGGCCTCAACGACCTCCGCTCCCAgatttctagctagctcgagacctacaattatggcttcatactcggcctcgttgttagttaacctgatagttttaatagcttgcctaataatgttacccgtgggagattttaaaactatgcctagcccggacccctttacgttTGAAGCTCCATCCGTAAAGAGGATCCATGCCATCGTCGATATATTTGATTTTAACAatagttctttttcaacttcgggtacgagggtcggcgtgaaatcggccacgaagtctgctagaatttgagacttgatggttgttcgaggtcgatattcgatatcgtacccgctgagttcgatggcccatttggccaatcggcccgatagttcaggcctatgcaaaatattacgaagtgggcaggtggttaatacgcttatggggtggcattggaagtacggtcgtaatttcctagaggcgctaaCCAGCgcaagcgccaatttttccaagtgcgggtatctagtttccgcttcccctaaggtccgacttacatagtaaacaggaaattgcgtaccttcctcttctcgaactaggacactgctTATGGCGacttctgatactgccaagtataggTAAAGTTTTTCGTCGGTTTTTGGAGTGTGCAGCAGTGGTGggttcgatagatatcgtttcagTTCTTGTAATGCTAgttggcattccggtgtccaagcgaagtcgttcttctttttgagtagagagaaaaatttgtggcttcgatctgatgatctcgaaatgaatcggcttAGGGCTGCTATTCTTCCTGTTAACCTTTGTACAACTTTCACGCTGTTCACGATAGTGATgtcttcaatggccttgattttgtctgggttaatctcgattccccgatttgacaccatgaagccgaggaactttcccgagccgactccgaaagcacatttttcggggttgagcctcatgttatatttccttagaatatcgaatgtttcctgcaaatgggtcaaatggtcctctgcgcgcagggacttgactagcatgtcatcaatatagactttcattgatttacatatttgttcttcgaacattctatttactaggcgttgataagtagctcctgcattttttagcccgaagggcattacgttataacaatatgttccatatctggtcacaaacgaagtcttttcctggtcttccgggttcatctggatttgattatacccggaataggcatcgagaaaagtaaggatctcgtggccggccgtggcatcgatcaagtgatcgatgttgggcagtggataagaatctttggggcacgctttgttcaagtccttgtagtctatacacattctaagtttgtttcccctTTTAGGCACAACGACCACATTGgacaaccattcggggtattttacctctctaatggatcctattttgagcagtttagttacctcatctttTATGAATACATGCTTCACCTCCGATTGGGGTCTtctttttgcttcaccggtctgaatctAGGGGACACACTTAGTCGATGtgtcgttatgtccggcgggattcctgttatatctaaatgggaccaagcaaagcaatcgatgttatcgataagaaattgaatgattttCCTCCTGAGTTTGGGTCTTAAACCCTTTCCCAGgcatacctttcgttcgggccgaTGATCGATCAAAATGATttgctccaattcctcaataGTTGATTCGGTGGCATCGGAGTCATCGGGggtcacgaaggatcgagggatccactgATCATTATCTTCATCGATGCTCTGCTTATCTAGCTGGGTCGGGGCCGATATCTTTGGTTGCTATTTGGCGTTCCGGTCTTCGACTGTGCCTCCTTTTGAACCTGATCCATTCACTGGCGAAGACGAAGATATTGGTTTTGCTCCCTCGATGgaaaacatttcctttgcggctggttgttctccgtacactattttgacacatGTCGGTgtcgggaatttgaggacctggtgtagggtcgaaggtacagctctcatgttgtggatccacggccttccgaaaagggcgttatatctcatatcaccttcgatcacgtgaaactttgtttcctgaattGTTCCGGCGACGTTTATCGGTAgggttatctcgcctttggtggtttcgcatgccatattgaatccgttcaAAACCAAAGTTGCGGATACAACCCGgttttgtaggccgagctgttttacgaccttcgatctgatgatgttggccgagctacctggatcaattaacacacgcttaattttaattttattcatgagtacgcatattaccagtgcatcgttatggggttggatgattccctctgcatcttcatcattgaacgaTAAAGTCCCTGAGGGAGTGTAATCTTGaattcgagatcgcttttcccccTCAATCGACGTTTTGGCGCATTTGAGCataggtccctgaggggtatcgatgccgccgatgatcatgtgaatgaagTGCTGTGGCTCTTCTTCTTCGTTTTGTTTGCCGAAGTCCTTGTTTGAAAAATGGTTCTTCGCTCTATCACTCAAAAATTCCCTCAGGTACCCCTTGTTAAACAAgtgggctacttcctctcttaattgtctgcattcttccgttttgtgaccatgggtgccatgatactcgcacatttgattgggattcctttgggccggatcggtctgcatgggtcgaggccatcggGTATCTTTGATACGTCTGATAGCCGATAggatggcggatgcatcgatgttgaagttatatttcgataatcgaggaacttctataggatcggcatgTTTATCAAAACCTCTCTTGctcataagcccccgagaattttgcccccGATCATATCTGCGGTTATTCCTAATTATCTCATGCGCTGAACCGTGGTTCACCCGATCTGTAACGTACGGTTGGTATCGGTCTCTGTTTGACCTTTGTTCTTTGTTGGTTTCCTTCAGAATTTTAGTGGTTGCGCGGTTCTGACGTGTGGGTTCATACGGAaatcccaattgatcatcttcgaccctgatttttgattgataccgattgtgtatatctgcccaagttattgcagGGTATTCGAGCAAGCTTTGTTTTAGCCgacgtgatgctgtcgaactcagtctgttcaacccttgggtgaaagcttgtacggcccaatcgtctgtgactggtggcaaatctatgcgttccatttgaaaccgggataCGAATTTCCTCAGTATTTCGTcacccctttgttttactttgaatagatctgatttccttgttgcgaccTTTACGGCACcgacatgtgcttttacgaacgaatctgctaacatggcaaaagaatcgatagaattcggtggcaagttgtgataccagatcattgctccttttgcgagggtctctccgaactttttcaataatacggactcgatctcgtcgtcctccaaatcgttgcctttgatggcacatgtataggaggtgagatgttcgttgggatcggttgtaccattatatttgggaattacGGGCATACAGAACTTTTTTGGGATCGGTTTCGGGGCCGCGCTcgatggaaaaggcttttgtatgaatttcttcgAATCCAGCCCTTTCATCATGGGCggagcccccgggatctgatcgatccTAGCATCATACGTTTTgaattttttgtcgttggcttcgactcgctttgtgagttcctcgagcagttTAGCAATTTTAGGAGCAGTTCCCGATTTTCGCTCG
This DNA window, taken from Nicotiana tabacum cultivar K326 chromosome 4, ASM71507v2, whole genome shotgun sequence, encodes the following:
- the LOC107809665 gene encoding metal-nicotianamine transporter YSL2-like isoform X2; this translates as MSRVGVMREEEKEKSMEIQREEMEEVRDYSEEVKRIPPWTKQITVRGIVASVLIGIIYSVIVTKLNLTTGLVPNLNVSAALLAYVFIQSWTKILKKANFVYTPFTRQENTIIQTCAVACYSIAVGGGFGSYLLGLNKKTYEQAGVDTEGNTPGSHKEPSLDWMIGFLFVVSFVGLLALVPLRKIMIIDYKLAYPSGTATAVLINGFHTPKGDKMAKKQVKGFMKVFSMSFLWSFFQWFYSGGDQCGFAQFPTFGLKAWKQSFYFDFSMTYVGAGMICSHLVNLSLLLGAVLSWGIMWPLIGERKGSWFPATLPQSSMKSLSGYKVFISIALILGDGLYNFVRTLFFTGRSIYVSLKTRRPESSAADNKNQPLDELQRNEIFIRESIPLWLACIGYMVFSLISIIDIPLMFPALKWYYVLVAYILAPALSFCNAYGAGLTDLNMAYNYGKVALFVLAALSGKENGVVAGLIGCGLIKSIVSISSDLMHDFKTSHLTLTSPRSMLLSQAIGTAIGCVVAPLTFFLFYKAFPVGDPNGDYKAPYAIVYRNMAILGVEGFSALPNHCLQLCYGFFAFAIIANLVRDITPERFGKWVPLPMAMAVPFLNNASFAIDMCVGSLIVYVWHKLNSKKASLMVPAVASGLICGDGLWILPSALLALVKVKPPICMAFTVGQT
- the LOC107809665 gene encoding metal-nicotianamine transporter YSL2-like isoform X1 encodes the protein MSRVGVMREEEKEKSMEIQREEMEEVRDYSEEVKRIPPWTKQITVRGIVASVLIGIIYSVIVTKLNLTTGLVPNLNVSAALLAYVFIQSWTKILKKANFVYTPFTRQENTIIQTCAVACYSIAVGGGFGSYLLGLNKKTYEQAGVDTEGNTPGSHKEPSLDWMIGFLFVVSFVGLLALVPLRKIMIIDYKLAYPSGTATAVLINGFHTPKGDKMAKKQVKGFMKVFSMSFLWSFFQWFYSGGDQCGFAQFPTFGLKAWKQSFYFDFSMTYVGAGMICSHLVNLSLLLGAVLSWGIMWPLIGERKGSWFPATLPQSSMKSLSGYKVFISIALILGDGLYNFVRTLFFTGRSIYVSLKTRRPESSAAADNKNQPLDELQRNEIFIRESIPLWLACIGYMVFSLISIIDIPLMFPALKWYYVLVAYILAPALSFCNAYGAGLTDLNMAYNYGKVALFVLAALSGKENGVVAGLIGCGLIKSIVSISSDLMHDFKTSHLTLTSPRSMLLSQAIGTAIGCVVAPLTFFLFYKAFPVGDPNGDYKAPYAIVYRNMAILGVEGFSALPNHCLQLCYGFFAFAIIANLVRDITPERFGKWVPLPMAMAVPFLNNASFAIDMCVGSLIVYVWHKLNSKKASLMVPAVASGLICGDGLWILPSALLALVKVKPPICMAFTVGQT
- the LOC107809665 gene encoding metal-nicotianamine transporter YSL2-like (The RefSeq protein has 2 substitutions compared to this genomic sequence); amino-acid sequence: MSRVGVMREEEKEKSMEIQREEMEEVRDYSEEVKRIPPWTKQITVRGIVASVLIGIIYSVIVTKLNLTTGLVPNLNVSAALLAYVFIQSWTKILKKANFVYTPFTRQENTIIQTCAVACYSIAVGGGFGSYLLGLNKKTYEQAGVDTEGNTPGSHKEPSLDWMIGFLFVVSFVGLLALVPLRKIMIIDYKLAYPSGTATAVLINGFHTPKGDKMAKKQVKGFMKVFSMSFLWSFFQWFYSGGDQCGFAQFPTFGLKAWKQSFYFDFSMTYVGAGMICSHLVNLSLLLGAVLSWGIMWPLIGERKGSWFPATLPQSSMKSLSGYKVFISIALILGDGLYNFVRTLFFTGRSIYVSLKTRRPESSAAADNKNQPLDELQRNEIFIRESIPLWLACIGYMVFSLISIIVIPLMFPALKWYYVLVAYILAPALSFCNAYGAGLTDLNMAYNYGKVALFVLAALSGKENGVVAGLIGCGLIKSIVSISSDLMHDFKTSHLTLTSPRSMLLSQAIGTAIGCVVAPLTFFLFYKAFPVGDPNGDYKAPYAIVYRNMAILGVEGFSALPNHCLQLCYGFFAFAIIANLVRDITPERFGKWVPLPMAMAVPFLNNASFAIDMCVGSLIVYVWHKLNSKKASLMVPAVASGLICGDGLWILPSALLALVKVKPPICMAFTVGQA